From the genome of Apteryx mantelli isolate bAptMan1 chromosome 12, bAptMan1.hap1, whole genome shotgun sequence:
ATTTGGGGAATGGACCTAGGCAAGGGATTTCCTTGTCGAGAGTAGCAAGTTTTGAGACCTGCAGGAGTGTAAGTGAGACCTGTGGGAGGCCAGTGTCGCCTCAGAGCTTGAGCAGCCTGTAAccggagccctgctgcagcctgggTCCATGGTGGCGGTGGGCAGGGTAGCTGGGCTCATCCGAGTGACCCTCCTGATTCCTCTTTGAACGGGGCTTTTCCGTGGCTCTGTGCTGAGAGGAGGCATGAAGATTTGGCTCGGGGCAGTAGGGCACTGTGGCTCTGGATGCGGTGCCTGTGACTGCACGCTGTTTTTCTCTGCTCGTTGCCTCTCCAGGAAAGCACCAGAGACTTCCAGAGGGCCCTGTGTCCGGCACTGCACCCAGCAGGCCCTGGTGCGTTCCCTTCCGCCGGGTGACGTGCTCCTGGTGGGCCCCTGGTGTAGCCCGAGCCCCGTAACCATAGGAGCTAGAGGCGGCTGGTGCTCGGCTCCTGTAGGAAACGTGCTTCGTGCCGCTAGGTGACAGCTTTGTTTCACGTGGGCTGACTGCTAACCTTCCTGCGCAAGGGTGAGATGCGATGGCTCTCCAGGCTCCTCCGTGGCCCCGGCGGCTAGGAAACCCCTCACAACCGTCCTATTGTGTGGCCGTCCCTGGAAGTGACCCGCTGCAAGGGGCTTCCTCTGTTGCTGACAAACATCCGGGCAGCTGTATCACCTGCTGCGTCCCTGTGCCACGGGGCTGGCAGGAGCGGCACCCCTGCTCAGTAAGTGCCTGAGTTGAGCCCCAGTCACCCTTTCTGAGCATGGCTGGGCAGTGTGGCACCTTTCCACCCCACGTCTCCTCCCGGCTTCCTGcctagcccttgagaaacccccttTTGCAggtgcagggtgccctgtcccCTTGTCAGAGCCTCGGGGGAGAGATGGTTGCATCACCTGGGGCAGCAGATTGCCATAACACCCTGAACCCCCACCACAGGGCTCCTCCAGTGACCGGCAGCTTCCAGCGCGGCCCTGAGCTGGCCAAGGGAGGCACGTGGCTGTGGGCACCAGCTTTCACATGGTGCTGTAGGGAAGTGGGAAAGGATTTCCTCCACACCATTGAAGCCATGAGGGTGTGCAGGTTATCCGGGCTCTTTCTGAATGGGGTGACCTCTCCGAGCCCCAAAACTTCTCCTTTCCCCTGGGTTTCCCTCTCCCCTCATTCCTCCTCCCCAGAGTTATCTGCTCTTTAGCATGTAGTTGTGCTTTAGAGGGTCCTATCTTGTTTTTCTGAGCCTGGAACAGGGGCTTTCCCTGCACGGgttgaatttttcttttgctgctgaatTTGTCTTCAATGAActggtggaagcagctggcagttCATTGCTGGGCTGCGGGTGACACTGAGGACAGCAGTGCAGGACTCTCTGCTGAGGTATTTGGACACTAAGGACGATTTCTGAGCACAGCCCAGAGGCCGGGGCAGTCGTGCTCCTGAGGTGCAGCAAGCTGTCCCCTTGAGTGAGCATCCACCTCTGAGCTCTTGCCTTAGGTAGGAGGTTTCCGCTCCCTCTCCGGACACAGCAGGGACAGTCAGGCAAAGCTGCACTCTGTACCACTGCAAGACACTACGGGGTGGGTGGGGAGTGACCTGCGACTGTGACATGCCTGAGAACATCCCAGCAGTTCCCCAGGCTAAATTGGGTTGTCAGCCATTCGCTCATGAACTGGTGCGGTTCTCCAAGCAGCAGTTTCTTGGGCTCAAGCATGGTGGGCGTCTCAGGGAGAGCGGCGTAGGGGCAGCAAAGCCTAGCCTGGCCCACACCCCGCGAGTGCTGGGGCAGGATCTGCTGCGTGTTTGCTCCCAGGAGCACCTGGGAGATTGATGGGGTGGCTGCAGATACTCACAGAAATACTTCCAGTAAGCAAAGGATGGGACTGCCACAGGTGCTTCACTAGAAACTGCATAGATTTGACTTAATGATGTCAGCTAATGGCTAAATGCAAGAAAATTGCTGTTGGTTTATGGATGGCTTCCAGGCCAAAAGGGGCAAGTACAGCAAGTATCTTTACAACTGTTGTTTCTCTCTACTCTAGGATGAAGTTTGTTAATCCAGTCTTGGaagggcagggggtgggggggcagagaTTCAAAGGGGAGTGTAGTCCAGCTAGATTACATTGGGGATGAGGGCTCCTTGCAAGTTGAACAGAGAGAGTGCTCCGCTCAAAGGGAGGACGCGGCGTGAAGGGGGGAGAGCAACCTCTGCCGCCTCCCAAACCACCACCACTACGCGCTGCCCACGGTGGCGCTGCTTTGTGGCTCCCACATTGGTAGCACCCAGCTCGGATCTGGAGTCTCTTTGGCAGATCCACATGTACAGGGGAGCCTGAATGAATCCACTGATGAGtctcattttgttttttgggggtgtttttttttttcttttttactaccGCCTTAGTTTGTGGCCTGTCTTTTTGTGATTGGAAAGAGGAGTATCTCTAGCAGGGTGGGTTGGTCAGTTGGCCCCACGCATGATCATGTGCTTCCCTCTTCTCTCTGTCAAGCGGGATGTGCTCGCCTGATCTCCCAGAACAGAGACTTTGAACAATTTGTTGTTTatatgatgtatttatttttacttgtgtttcatgtcatttttttaaaaaataataaattgtaaGTTGGTATAACTGCCTGTTGTTTCTCTCCCTTTTGGTGAAATgaacttcaaaattaaaaaaaaaaaaaagagtggtgtGGTTGGAAGTGGATTGTGGTTGGGTTGGGCAAATGCATCTCAGGCAAACCCAGATCTCCTGCTGCCAGAGCCCCGCTCAGCAAGCAGCTCCCTGAGCTCCAGCTCTGGTACGAGGTGCCAGTGGGGGCAGGCCAAGGGGCCTGGGCCCAGCTGCCTCCAGGGGCGTCTGGGTCCGCTTATGGCCATGGTGGAATCTGGATGCTGCCTGGCGTTGAGGAGTTACGCATGAGAGCTGGCCGTTGCCATTCTCAATCCTCTGTGTTTGCTGTTGCTGCTAATAACAATCGTCATTAAGGGACAGGGGAAAAATGAGGAGAATAAATACTTTGCAGGGCGTAAATAGCTTTGAGTCTTGAGTCCAGACTCTCTGCCCTTGCCTTGTTGTGCTCTGTGGGGGCACCCAGAGAGGCAGAGGGGACTGGCATGGTTTGAGGTAGTAAATGCAAGGCATTTTCTGCCCATGAAGCTGAGAGGTGTCTTGGAGCTGGTGTCTGCATGCAAGAAGGGCCCTGGAGAATTGCGAAGGGAGCTGGCGCCCGCACCCTGTGCGGGTCCCGGAGCCGAGGCAGCCCCCGGCCTGCTCTGTGCAGTTACAGGGGGTGAGGGTGCCGTCGCACTCGGCCCTTCTTGCTTTCTGGGGAATGGTGCTGCCACTTCTGGTGCCAGGCTTTCTGCCGCTGCCTTTCCTGGTGCCGCAGGGCATTGCAGTAGATATCGAGGCTGGTGCCTGGTGCCCCCAGGGCCCGTGGGAACCCCTTGTAGCCCATTTGCAGGTCTATTCGGGGCTGAGGGGCCTGGTAGCTTCCTCCTAGCTCAACCCCCTTGCCCCGTTTGTAGGGTGGCATCTCCATTGCCTCATGCCTGATGACACGAAGGCTGTAGCGGGTGAGGGACCGTGAGAAGGAGCGCTCCACAGCCTGGCACTCGTAGGTGCCAGCATCCTCCCTCGCCAGCTGGCGGATCAGCAGCCCTTGCTCCAGCATCAAGAAGTGGCCGTTGTTCCTGACCTGGGCGAAGGCAGAGCACTGTGAGTTGAGCCCCTGGTGCTGCACCCAGCTGAGCCGTCCCTGGGCCCTGGGCCCCGTACCTCACTCAGGCCTGTCTCCTCGCTGTGCTGCACCAGCCACCGGATGGTCGTCTGGGGTGAGCGAGGCAGGCACTCGAGGAAGGTTGAGTTTTTCTCCACCCCAAAAACCAGCTTCTCTACTGCAGTGGTCCCTGTGGGGGGATGGGACAGGAGAAGGGGTGACTGCCCAGCCCTGGGCTCCCTGCGCTGCGTGACAGCACGGATAATATGGCTGGTGCTGCCCTGAGGTGGGGACAGGGCAGACAGCACGTCGGGTGCTAGCACAGACCCTGGCAGAGGTGTCCAGGACACGGAAGGtggcagggagccagctctgccaggcctGTGTCTGCGGCACATGGCGCAGGTGCACGTATGTGGGCACTGGTTTCTCAGCGCTGTGCTGCCCTGGCAGCACTTGCCAACTGGCACTCTGGGCACCActggggcctgggctggggcctccttgcaggggctggagctggcGCTCACCCTCTGTGGTGTCCTGGCACTGGCTGAGCGGGTCAGACTTCAGCACATCCTGGCACCGGGCCTGCCTGTGGGAGCAAGCAGATCTTGGCTGTGGGGCAGCGCTGGGTGGTGGCACCCACCCAGGCTGTGTGCCGTGGGCCGCCTCAGTGGCAGAGCAACTAGGGACAAGGGGAGGGATAGGGGGGGCCAACATGGAGCAGGGAAGGTGGCAGTTGGGGGTCTGGGTGGACGGGGAAAGCCTTCAGGGCCAGTGGCTTGTCCCTCCCCATGCTGCACCCCTCCCTGTGCAGGGGCAACAGGACTGGCCCAGGCAGATGCTCACCTCTTCTTCGTGAGCAAGTTTGGGGCGCAGGTCTTGCTGTCCCAGGTGCAGTAGGGGTCCCTGGCCAGGCAGCAGTCGGTGCAGGCTTTGCCGTAGAGCTCGCAGCGGTACAGGGAGAGCTGGAGCAGCCCATGGGTGCTGCTCACAAACAGTTCCTGCTGCTCAGGCAACCAGAACAGCAGCTGTCAGTACCCCACGAGGCTGGAGACGTGGGATGGGGACCAGCCTGGGAACTGAacaccctgccctgtgccagtctgggggcactgggagacaAGTGGGgcgcagggctgagcctgccccCACCCCCCGAGCTGTGCAGTGCTGCCCTGGTGGGAGCCTGCTCCCTACATGGGCAAGCCCTGGGACtgagggaaacaggtgcaggggATGGGCATGGGGTCAGCTGTCCTCTGGACCCCCTCCCTTGGCTGCTTCGGGATGAAGCATTAGGGAGAACTCACCCGCTTTGGTGATAACTGCATGTCCAGGATGGGAGAAGGCacctggaagagaagaggagggtTAGTCCTGTAGTGGGGTTAGTCCTTCCTGGGCACCTCAGCCTGCCAGTGGGGCTGGGACCCTGTGGATGGCAGGAGGCTGGCCATGACCAGAGTCCCTGGTCCCAGCTCCTCCTGCTCAATGCAGGCAGCCTGAGGcagccctgcccagcagcagcactgtgaaacctGTGCTCAGCCCTTTCCAGATTTAGTTTCATGGGCCGatgtgtttcccccccccccccacctgtcTCAGGATGGGACTGGATGGGGAGTCAGGAGAGGACTTGGTGCCAGGCCCTGTGACCCTAGCTCCCCTCCATGCAGCACCACCCACTGGTCGGGGCAACTGGGAGACAACAGCAGTGAGATTAAGGATCTCCCTGGATGCAGGCCAGCAAGTTACCACAGGGATCTGCAGACAGGGGCTGGATAAGGGCATACTGCATGGTTCAGGTGCCCATGGTCCAGTCCCGGCCCAGTCCCCTGTACCTTAGAGACGCTTATCTCCTCCAGGATGATCTCCTCGGTGCTCTGGCTCGACCCGCTGGCCAGGCCCACCTTCAGGACTTTGCCGTCATCTGTGAATGCAGCGGGAGAAGGAGCTGTCAGGGCTGGGAGTCACTGCACCTGGCAGGACCATGGGCCGTGCAAGCTGCCGTGTGGCGACAGCATCCCCAGAGCTGGGGCAAGCCCCTACCTGTACCGAGGAAGAGCACGTCGTAGTGCCTGCTCTCCATCTCCACCCTGTGCACCAGGAGCCTCTGGAGCCGGTAAGGTACGTTGACTCTCATGAGGACCGGCTGGCGGCCCTGCGGGTACACGGGCTCCCACATCAGCTGGTGGGTGCGCATGAAGCTGATCACCTCATCGGGGAAATCCTTGGTGGACTGCAGGAGGGGGTCGTATGTCTCGCTGGGGCACTGCAGGGACCACAGGGGGCTACGTTACGTCCACGACAGCCTGTCCCGCTCTCTCTCACCTTCTGCTTCCCTGCCCCAGGCCCTTACCGTGCCGGGACGGGGGTATGGGACGCGGCCCTTGTATTCTACCCAGCGGTAGTCGAATCCCTCCTTGTGCGCGAAGGGGCCGCTGaaggcagctctcacagcagccATGGAGTAGACACACACTGCCGAGCCACTGAAGACACCGCTGGAGGGGAGGGAGTGCAGAGCTGTTAGTCTCGCTGCTCCTCTGCAGGGGCCAGGCCTGCGTGCACCCATGTCCCCTGAGCTCGCTCTGTTCCCTACCAGCCTGGGAGTCCTGCATGGTGCCCAGCGGGTGACGGGAATTTCTTTGGCACAGCCAGTTCTGCCTGAGGGGACCGTCTGCTACGCAGATGCCAAACCTATGGCTGGGCTAGTGAGGCAGCAGCAGATACCAAGCAGTGAAAAGTCCGGTGACCCTTCCTCTCCCAGCTGTGCGTGGGTCTACCCTTTCTTTCCACAGGGCTCCCCATGGGGCAGTGCTGATGAGGGGACGGAGGCAGCTGGACTGCCCTATGCATGGGGCTagccagagcccagggctcaccTGGAAACTGTGAAGAGGCCGAAGACAAGAGGGTTCTGGGAGTCCCGAGTGCGGAGGAGGAAAACATCCTCTGCAAAGAGAGAGGTGGAGATGAGGGGCCTGGCAGCTGTAGCATGAGTCACGAGGATCGTCTAATGGCCATCCTCACCACTTAGGGACAAGCTCATGACAGAGGTGTTGGCACATCTCTCCTGGCTGCCCATGCCGCTAAGCAGACTGTGCACTCACCGAGCTGGTCGAAGTGCGTCTCGGTGCCTTGGGGCCCAGGGATGGAGCACACCAGGCGAGCCTTGAGGAATGTGCTCCAGCGATTGATGAGGCTGCGCTTCCCTCCAACGTCGTTCTGCCGGGCACCAAGAGCTGGGCTCACCCCAGCCTCTCCCACCGCTGCACACCCCTCCATTCCCGCAGTGGGACACCCTGCAGGCCTGAGCCCTCCACTCCATGCTGTGTGTGCGGTGACACCCCCCGCCCCAGTCCTTGTCATTGCCCCTGTTTGGGATGCC
Proteins encoded in this window:
- the LOC106492169 gene encoding semaphorin-3D-like, encoding MKASHSGRPPLSTLLLWILLLYPDTSGAWKQHAPRLRVSYKDLLKSNSSRLLLASGDGLDFQALLLDEDRAWLMVGAKNHIFLLHLDHPSREPEKIFWPASREQVEHCQLAGKNAETECANFIRLLQPFNRSHVFACGTGSYQPVCAFIQLGGRAKDPGAPPMRLVTHSLESGRGRCPYSPHEPFTGLLIDGELYSGTSSDFMGSSAAFFRTWVHRAEQSYIRTEQNQDHWLHEPTFIGAYAIPDTYNPHDDKVYIFFRETALEAGQWERRHIHARVARVCKNDVGGKRSLINRWSTFLKARLVCSIPGPQGTETHFDQLEDVFLLRTRDSQNPLVFGLFTVSSGVFSGSAVCVYSMAAVRAAFSGPFAHKEGFDYRWVEYKGRVPYPRPGTCPSETYDPLLQSTKDFPDEVISFMRTHQLMWEPVYPQGRQPVLMRVNVPYRLQRLLVHRVEMESRHYDVLFLGTDDGKVLKVGLASGSSQSTEEIILEEISVSKVPSPILDMQLSPKRQELFVSSTHGLLQLSLYRCELYGKACTDCCLARDPYCTWDSKTCAPNLLTKKRQARCQDVLKSDPLSQCQDTTEGTTAVEKLVFGVEKNSTFLECLPRSPQTTIRWLVQHSEETGLSEVRNNGHFLMLEQGLLIRQLAREDAGTYECQAVERSFSRSLTRYSLRVIRHEAMEMPPYKRGKGVELGGSYQAPQPRIDLQMGYKGFPRALGAPGTSLDIYCNALRHQERQRQKAWHQKWQHHSPESKKGRVRRHPHPL